The Apis cerana isolate GH-2021 linkage group LG2, AcerK_1.0, whole genome shotgun sequence genomic sequence ACGGAAAGAGACACAAAAGGCATCAACGAAACCGTGACAAAGTAGTAATTTCTACCGGTAAAATCTCTAGGGAATTTTACTATCAGCGACCCCATTACGTGTCAtctttatacacatatatatatctgtacaTTATTCCATACCAAGCGAGGAAGTTGCTCCTACGTTATAAACTCATTTCCTTATCCTCCTTTCATCTCCAATTTCTTCCAATTACCCAGACATTCTATTCTAccctaaaatatcaaaatttcccTAAAAAAACGTCGCACAGCGTACGTCGATAGCGTACGTTACGTTACGCgtagatagaaaagaaattttccatcGCAAGACGTGCGTTCACTCGTGTGTTTGCGAGCACACGATTCATTTCCTTTTCCGTCTCGATTCCGGGGAACAAGGTGCACCGCGCCTTGTACTACATTTCTCTCGCGGAATCCACTTCTGCCTGTCCACCCGGCGCAACCTAGCACAGGTCCACCTTATCTGCCTCTCTATCCCGCCTCTGTCCCACCTTCCCCACGACTTTACTCCGCTTCTCCTGAAACGCAGCTTGCTCGGTTACGTAAGCGGTTTTAACAGCGGATTCGCGGCCGTGTACGATGTCATAAAGGCGTGAAAACACCGCGTTGCGTTTCCTTTGGAGCCGCGATCAGGTTCCGAAGCTTGACCACGGAACTAGTTCTCGCCGCGCGAGGAAACGGCGCCACGCGAGAAATCGTCGTCACTCGATCCTTTGCGCGCTCCCTCCGTCAGGAAGCGAGTCGCGTTTCCGCTCGGTGGAATAACCGACCCGATCCCCGTCTTCCTTCCTCCCCGAGGCGCTTTTTACGCGCCGTTTCGGTCCAGTTTCGCAACCGCCTTACACAGATCGTCACTCGCGTGGACGCGTGATCCGCGTTTATAGAGAAATCCGGATTTCTCGTTGCAACAATCTGCTCGGTCCGATCTGACCTCGTGCCATCGAGCaggtataaaattatagaaactcGACCGTGTCGAGCTCTCCGTGGAACgactccttttttctctttctctctctctttttctttctctctttctctctgtctctctctcgttttcgGTCCGTTTCTTTCCAAGTCGGAGCACGTTAACCGTACGCGAGGCATTTTCAGCCGGTCTATTTTTACGCAGAAGGCACGAGGACATCAAGGTCGGCCACTCTAATTCGCATACTCGAAAACTGTTTAGAGTTCGTGTTTGCGCTCGAGTTTTGCCCATCTCGAATCGATCAGACCTCTTAACGGCCTTTCGCCGCGCGACAGTCACCTTGCTCCCACGTGGACGGCGGACGTGGAGGTGAAGTTCGATCCTTTTTTAGCGCGCGTTCTAATATGTGTAACGCTCTTGAAGTGATTCTTTCGTTGGGGAATGGAAGTGTGAACGTGATGCAATTGTTTCCCGCAGGTGCATTTTTCTTCCGAACGAATcgcacgatttttttttacgcctTTGTTAAACCCGATCCTATTCCGTTTGATTTGAAACGATTCGTACGAAAATGCAATCTCGAATAAATCTCGCGAGTTTTCAATCCCCGTTTCGCTACGGTTAAACGTTAGATTAGATTCTGGAATTCTAGAGTTTCTTCGGAGTTGGAATTCAGGTTCGAGGAGTGCCGTGAGTCACCCAACGTGAAACGCGTTAAGACAGCGAGCGTTTTTGCCGGGACACCGGTTCGAGGACGAAATTGCAACGGTGCAGGCTTTGCTACGAACGGAGAGTTTCAAGTTCATAAACAGTTCTTCTCGTCgaggaagaaacgagaaagCCAGGTAACGAGAAGCAGGTAGCCAAAGATCCTCGCTTTTCTTATCAACCTTTCCTTTCACTGAAACGTTCGTTACGTATTGCGAACCGACCCTAATAATACTACTTTCGCCGGTCTTACCTGTCTTATGCATCGGGAAACCACACGGGATCCGTCTCTGGGTCGACTGTCtcggtgaaaagaaaaatctattgtTCCAGATATTCGACAAATTGTGAAAAGTTGgcgaaaatttccaagaaattttaaacgaagggattgaaaaagatttttgatttctACAATATACccgcatataatataatttcgtaaCTCGACTCGACATTCATTTTTCTGTTTCACCAGGCcaggttcttttttttttttatttcttaccaagattattttgaaagaatcgTTCGGTGAGTCGTTACCAAAGAACCAAACTTGCAATCTTGTTcgttatataagatttttcttgCCGAACATTTCCCGAACAGTAGTGATCCAACCAGTCAGATCCAACTTCGAAAGAAACTCACCTCTAAATTGCCAAGTAAAGGGATTGAACAATATCCTCTTTCTCTATACATACAACTCTcgtaataactttaataattctCGATTCAAAAAATGTAACGAAATCCACGATTAATATTCGCTCGATCGAAGCAAGGATGTTCGCGCTTTTGTCACGTTCGTGGGAGAAGAGAGCAATCGGCcggttatttcttctttctcccttgGTTAATTTTCCTTAAGCCCGATTCGCTTCGAATCTCGCCTTTCCTCGTCCGCTcgcatacaatttttttagaaaccgcgtatataatattttttatcgcgatTCGGATGCGAATTCTAAAGATTGTCGCGCACGTTCTCCCCCGCGAACGCGACGTGAATGCGAATGGAAAGGGAGGCTGGTTCTCTTGGTTTTTTCAACGGCGAAGAAAAGCCGGGCTCGAGGGTAGAAGCTTGCGTGAAACGAGACGCGTCGCGAGACTCTTTTGCGACGAAACGTCACGGAAAAATCGTCGACTACGTGGAAAACGGTGGGAATCTGCAAGGGGATCGAGCGCGAAAATGCGACAAGTCGCGTGGATAGTCGCTTTTTCCAATCCTTTTAAATCACGAATGTGATCGTGTCGAGAATATAAATGGCGCGCTCGCAATTCCCTCGTTAGGTTATTGggtgaaaatggaaattttggaCTCGCTCTGATTCCGAATCATCATCTCATAACCGTTCGCTTCACGTCCGTCCCATCTCCCGTTTTTAAGACATTATCCTTATCTGCTTTCGAGAAGGCAAATCCCTGTGTAATACTAGTCGATCCAATCATCCGTTCACAAATCGCTCGAATGTACACGTTCACGCGACTAACGTGCCGTTGATGCGTAGGAGTATCGCGTTACAGAGAAGCACCGAAGGGTATGGCTGTAATTACCGAACTCCGTTTCGTAGAATATCGATTTGCCCGATGCatcgtttcaaataaaatatatgtacgcGGACGGGCGGCGGgcgaaaatttcaaacacaCTTGTTCCGATTTTGCGAATCTGATATCGCGATCTCTGGTCGTTTCGAGAGGAGAAGGCTGATGGAAAACCACGTTTCGCATCATTCGTCATCGTTAAAACCTTGGCGTAATTCAATCGCGAAGCCGTGCGGACGAAGCGCATCGTTTCGTGTGCATATTCCGTTTCGTCCCTGTCCCTTTTTCCCCTTAAAGCGAGCAGATGTTTCGCCGTGGAAGGTGGATCGAAACGATGAAAGCGACGCGATAAAATTCGATCCGCTTCAATCGTTTCTCCGCCGGCCAGTTATACGGTACTTAGGTTTTAGCCAGAGAGAGGATGAAAGCAAAGCCACCATCTTAGAAGTTGTGGCTTCGCTCTGTACGAAAAGTGAATGGTGTCTATAGAGTTACTCGTCACGGCGCGAGGGGGTCTGAGAAGACACTCGaggcgaaattaattattcagacTTCGGCCGTGGCAACCTCGCTCTTGTCTTTGTGCGCTGAAAATTGGAAAGCCACCTTGGAAGATGATAAGCGGCCgacgaaaaggaaggaaggaaaaactGACACGGCGACGAGTGCATCGACCGAAAAATAGTTTACGGAGCGATGCTTCGCCTCGCCAGTGCGACCAAATCCTTGTTTTCAACGATCGAGCGCCAAACTTTCTTCGACAATTCTTTCTTCCGAAAACACATTTCGACGAAATAACGAAGGATCTCGCGAGCATTCAGATACGTACCACGCCAACTTTGTTCaagtttcttcgtttttcgTTTCAGTGCCAACGAAACCGTTAAACCTATCGTCTCACGGCATCACCTCCACCACCATCGAGTTGTCCTGGGCCGAGCCTGACTACGCCAATGGGATCATTTCCGGTTATCGTATTTACTACATGCATTCCAATTACACCGACGTCCAAATGTACAGAACGGACGAGTACGATGGGCCAATTATCGAATTCGTTTTAAAGGAATTGGGTGAGTATTCGTTCgtcgaagaaaattgaacaggttaaatttaaattctttcgtCGACCgttcctcctttcttctctgTACCGAGGGGCTAGGTCCCGGAATGAAATAAACAATCCTGATAACGTCCGTTTCGAGAATTGTCGTTCGGGTTAAAGGAATAGGAGACGCCAGTATGCGTAGCTCGACGATAAACCGGAACTCTTATCATTGCGCTGAGTTACGTGCTCGATGAGTGCAGGTGAATGTATCGTTAGATAATACGTTGGTATCTGGGCTTGGTATCGTGCAATGAAGCACAAATTCGATCTTACTCGCGAGATAAAACACCGCGTTCGTCGCAACATATTTTGCGAATAGATCGAAACTGAACTCTCGTTTCTCCTTTGCTCTCCGTCACAATTCGCGTAGTCGCGAAATACGCGTAGAGAATAACGATAGTGGATACTAAATATCAGATCCTTTCCAAACGTTCGATCAAACGACGCCAAATTTAACTTTGATtcgtgatatttaaatatctattttccgttgcaaaaaaaaaaaggaagaaaggaaagaaaagaaaaagaaagaaatatgatcTTCCCTGTTTACTTGTAAAATTGCCCCGTTGTAAAAATACTTGATTACGGACTACGATATCGAATCGACTAATCGATAATCCTCTTTCAGAGCCGTACACCGAGTACGAGATATGGGTAAAAGCTTACACGTGGAAGAACGAGGGCGAGCCTTCGGAGCACATCATTCGTCGGACAGATATTTCAGGGCCGAGCGCTCCGTTGATCTTGAACGTCACTTGCCCGACCCACGACTCCGTCTACATCCAATGGGCCAGGCCGAACATCTTCTGGGGCTCGATCGACTACTACTTCATCAATTATCGGATCGAGAATGACAATCGTTACGAAGAGATCGAAGTGATGACGGAGAAGAATCATCTCGAGAGCGCGGTAAGCTTTTAAAATTCGGGCTCCGCCAGTGGTGCGACAGTGGTCATCTCTTTCCACTTTCTTCGTTCCTTGCGGTTTCACCGTGAATTACCGCTGGTTTATTTCACGCGATGCTGCGATACGAGTAGAAAAAAGATTCTCAATTTATGAGAATTAGCGGGGCGGAACTACGTTTCTATACCCGGCGAATCGACTGTTTCTTTAACCTTTCTTTGGATaaacgattctctctctctccctctctctctctctctttctctctctttctttgtcTCTCCTATCCGATTCCTCGATggtattttagataaaatcgTTTCGAGCAAGAGGCGATTGTTCGAAACGGACACGAGTCGAGCCGTTGCGAAAACAACATCCTTGAACGATTAAAACGTTTGTCGGTTATCGACTGCAGACGTGGCGGAAATGCACAGAGGGACAGAGAAACTTGGTTATCTCGTTGAATTTcgagttgaaatttttattagcatGACTCGACGAGGCTCGCGTATAAAGAGAAGCAAGGGTAGAAGATCGGGAAGAACCGGGGAGACTACTACGCAACCGAGTTAAGTTCGATAAACGTTGTTTTATCCACAGATGATCATACCCAACCTGACGATGAACAGCGTATACGAGATCGTGGTACGCGGAGGCACGCGGAGCGCTATCGACAATCGGCTGATTATACGCGGAGAAGGCTCTGCTCCACAGAAGGTGCGCGGCATTCGCGATTGCAACAGAGCACCACCGTTATTGCCACATACCACCATATGGTTCAGCAGCGGAGTGATCGCCGGGATGATCTGCGCTTGTCTCGCGGTGATGCTGATCATCACCTCCTTCGTACTGTGGAAGTGAGGATCAACCGTTTATTTCCTCTCTACGTCTTTCATTTTGCACGTTCCTTCTCgccttctctcttcttctcttctcctttcttctttcttcttcttcttcttccttttctttcctttttcttcttattctctCAATTCTTTCCAATTCTTCGCAATTCGAAgacgacgaaaaaaaaagggatggCGAGAGAAGCGAGAATGTAAAATCGTTCCTCGTCCCAAGCCCGCGACACAAGCACGCGACAGAAGCCGGCCACAGGCTCGTGTTCACTCATTCAACTTTGCGAACGCTATATCTCTGCCCCCATCGCACGATAATAGGCATTCGTTCGTCATCGTGCAATTACAAACGATCCACGATGCAGTCACGCAGTATTAAATGGCACGCAGTCGGTGCGCCGTGCGCGATTAGTTGGGTCGGCGAGCGTTCAGTATACCGGCTGGTCTCGTGGTATTTAGACTGACCGCGCAATATCATCGTTAATGGGACAGGGGAAACAATTACACGAACGGTGAACATTCGGTTCTCTCCGAGTAGGTGAGGTTCTCGGATTCGCGGTTCGCCTCTCCGTCCCCTCCCaaccctttctttccttcgatCCCCGcaatctttctccttctctatCGCCGGCTGACCTCTTATCGTTCGCGATAACGGCAAAGTAAGAACGACAAAGCGAGGCTTCTTTCAGTCGTGCGGCGGCGTTTTCGTCGAGCGGATCGTTACGTTTCCCCCGTTCGCGCGGAGAGTGGCTTGCAGTGTCTCGTCGAACGATCCGACGAGTCGTGTGCCAAAACACGTGCCGTCGCGTGCAATCTCTCTCGTATTTCGATCGCCATTGTCCAAGATATATATTCAAGGACGTCGATTCGACCGTGATACCTGTACGCGCGATCGTACTCGCGAGGGAACGATTCGTAAAGAAGGAATATTTTCTGGGTCACGGACGGCCAGCCTCGGCCTGTGCTCTCTGCGTTCCTCGCTCTCCTAGTCTATTCGAGGAACGTTTACCTTACCATTCTTCTTGCTCTGCCGATCTTGGAAATTTTCTCCTTGCAAAACTAGAATGGATAGTGAGAGAAGCTCGTCGACGGGATGAAGAAGTTCCTCGAACTGTGAGTTGTGAGAGCAGAAAGATTGCTTTCTCTCTTgcgaaaatctttttttcttcttcttcttcttcttcttcttttttccattacgAAAAATCGTCGATGAACAAAGAATACGGAGATTTCTCGCGTGTACACGCATCGGTTGTATGTACATCGATGGATCGATCGTAAACGATAACGCGAAAAGGAAACAAATCGTAGGTAACCCGTGTCTTTTATCGCGTTCAAATTATTGCGCTTTGATAAGGATATAAGTTTTACGAAAGAAGGTCGTATAACTTTTATGCgcctcgataataaaaaaaaagaaaaaaggaaaaaaagaaagattcgtATTCGATGttcgttttctcttttttgtgTCCGTCTTTTTccccttcctctttctcctttcgtgCCCGTCTTTCACATTTTTTCGTTGGGAATGCATGCTTATGACGAAACTCATTAGGCCTTGCCTGAGGCCAATTTTCAGGAAATGCTTCCACACCGCGTACTACTTCCTCGATTATCCACCTCGCAACGTGCCCACGCTTCAGGAATGGGAGAACAGCGAACAGGACGGCGAGCGTACCGCGGTCGCCATTCAGAAGTTCGTGCAACACGTCGCGAGTCTGCACGCGGACGGGGACATCGGATTCAGCAAGGAATACGAGTTCATTCAATCGGAGAGCGGCAAATTCACAGCGGAGAATTCCCAATACGTGGAGAACAAAGCGAAGAACCGATACTTGAACATATTAGCCTGTGAGTAATCGCATCCATTACGCGCACGTGTAgaacttttctctttttctctttttctttttccagcgGAACGAAATCACTTCGTGGAACGAAACTTTATTTCCATCGAAGCGCACGGATGGTTTCAACAGGTCCACCGCTCCTGTTTTTCTTCTCCCGGCCCACCAGCGTCGAGCCTCTATTTTTAAACCCGGTTTCCCTTTCATCCTCGCGATACATCGCGACGTTTAATTTCGTTCTATCCGTCCATTCGTATCGTGGACGACGCGTTATCTCTCCTCCCGGCAAGACCGATCGAGCGGCCCCGATCAATCGATTAACTCGTTTCCGCTTCCTCAAAGTTTCCTTCCATTCGTTACTTACGTTCTTACGTCTTTATTCGTCATCGGGCACACGCAAGGTTTCACGTACGCCGAGGCAGAGGCAGAAACGGACAATGCGACAATTGTAATCGCGGGGATCGGAAGTCCGCAATCGTCGTCGACGAATCGTCGTGGTTCGACCTCGCGTCCTCTTCGCTCTGGAGCTATCCTGAATAGAGTTGAAATCGAGCTCGAGCTCGCTTTCCATTTTACGAACGAAACGTTTCGAcgctctctcccccctctggACAATCCGTCTCCTCCTCAGCCatccatttttaatatcgatcgaaacgattccGTCACCCTTCCTTCGCTAGATTATAACCTTTTATTACTCATGGTTCCTCGATAAGAAAATTCCTATGTTATTCCCGATAATCGATCGTTCCTTATCGTATGATGGAATCAAGGCCGTCTATTAATGAAGATAAGCGCGCATCAAGTGCACGTTACATTAAGATTCAACCTTCATTCGCCATTCATGCGCTCGTAATAATCGTATTCAATTGAACACCCGAATATCGTTCTCGCGATAAAATCTCGTGTaatctccctccctccttttttctctctctctctctctggaaaAATGtcgaatgaaaaatctttcgcgaatttattatcgataacgTATCGATAAGTTTTTAAGATAAGAAGAATATCAACCGTGGGGCTAGAATCTCGCGATTATATTGGATATGTCAAAATTCGCGATGCTGCGAGGCACTTGCCTCTCGGCCAGTTTCACGATGTTATCGGATTAACGAGCTACTCTCGTTCGTTTTTAATGCGAATGACTGGCAGCACTCAACAATGAGGTCACAGATGTTTCGCGGCACTGCTTGTTAATGCCTATCAATGCTGATGGatcagagaaagagaagagaggagaagagagagatgaGATCACCTggacgattttttcttttctttttttttatatttcgctaCAAGTAGTGATGAAGATTCACGTGATGAATATTAAGGAGGAAATCTCTGTTCACAGATGATCACACGCGAGTTCAGTTATTGTCGTGTGGCGGAGGGCCGCCGAAGAAGGGTCACGATTACGTGAACGCGAATTACATAGACGGTTGGCAACGTACTCGCGCGTACATCGGTACGCAGGGTCCGTTGCCACCGACTTTCGATGGATTCTGGCGGATGGTGTGGGAGCAGAGAGTATCGATCATCGTTATGATTACGAATCTCGTTGAACGTGGTCGCGTGAGTATCGTTGATTGTGCTCGTGCTCGTTTATTTCGTGTTTTGTAGCCGtaattttctctcgtttacAGAAAAAATGTGATATGTACTGGCCTAAGAAGGGATCTGAGACGTACGGGTGTATTCAAGTGACGTTACTGAGGGAGGACGTTATGGCTACGTATACCATTCGTACTCTTCAAATTCGTCACATGAAGGTTGgtacatataatttacattgagaatccattgattaattttcacgGCGATCTCATTACTGTTCCAATTCTGTTAACGATGAAggtgaagaaaaggaagaatggAGTTAACATGGGAGAACGTATAATTTGGCAATATCATTACACCGGATGGCCTGATCACGGGGTACCCGAACATCCGTTACCCGTTTTAAGCTTCATCCGAAAATCTTCCAACGCTAATCCTCCGGATGCCGGGCCTATCGTTGTTCATTGCAGGTAcgagaaacgatcgatcgatcattttGACGGTGAAGAAGATGCAAGAGGTGTAAATCGAAATCGTTGTCTTTTCAGCGCTGGCGTTGGCCGCACGGGTACCTACATTGTTATCGATGCCATGCTGAAGCAGGCTAAGTGCAAGAACGAAGTGAACGTGTTTGGATTTCTAAAGCACATTCGTACACAGAGAAACTTCTTGGTTCAGACCGAGGAACAATATGTGTTCATTCATCACGCTTTGCAAGAGGCTATTGAAAGCGGCGAAACCAATATCGAGGAAAACAATCTATTAGAATATGTGCAAGACATGTTGAGTCCCAACAACGCCAATACCGATGCGTGGAACAACCTTGAAGCTCAGTACAAGGTTGCACACTTGtacaataaaatgttttatcccCCAGATTTTCTccaatatcttaattttcttttttcttcttcttcttttagcTGGTGACCTCGTGGAAACCGAAAGAATTCAATCTCGTGTCCGCGATTAAACCGTGCAATCTTCATAAAAATCGCAATCAAGAcgtaatttcgatcgaaacggcTCGCGTTCACTTGACGCCGAAGCCCGGGATCGATGGGAGCGATTACATCAACGCTACATGGATTGCTGGTAAATGACGAATCCGTGTTATTCGAGCTCCACGTAACTCGGAATATGCAAAGCGAATTCAAATTCTCTCAATATTCTCAGGCTTCCATCGCAATCGTGAGTTCATCATCAGCCAACACCCAATGGAAAATACAATAATGGAATTCTGGCAGATGATGTGGGATTACAACGCGCAAACTGTAGTTATGTTAACCGAATGCGACGAGGTagataaatcgatattttcacgatcgaaataagtaagaaaaaagaacaaaaatttcaaatcgacCCGCAGGAGTATCCCGAATTTTGGCCTACCGAGGGAAAAGATTTAGAGTCGGAGACTTTTCGGGTACGATCGTGCGGAATCAAGGAAACAGCGAGTGGAATGATACTGCGCGAAGTGGCGGTCCGATCTCTGCAAGACGATTACGAATTGAGTGCCAAAATCGTGCAAGGACCGCGGTCCCAGCCAGGCTTCTGGCCGCACAACGCTAACCCGCGACCCCTCGTAACATTGATCCACGATTTACATCGGGATTACCAGAACGGCCCTATCGTCGTAATGGACaggtaataataatcttttctctGATCGTAGGCTACTAGaataaatgagaataaaaGTAACATGGATCGACGATTAGGTTCGGTGGTGTCGAGGCTGCGATCTTCATTTTGCTCACGACGTTGAACAAGCAACTGGAGTTCGAGAAGAGTGCCGATATTTACATGTTCGCGAAATTGTTGTACATGAAGCGACCCGGAGTATTTCGATCAAAGGTAGATCACAATTCACGCATCTGataaatcttcttttcgaaaatttttccattctctctgtttctcgcAGGAGGATTACGCGTTGCTGTACCAATGTTTGGAAACTATGCTGTCGTCGAAAGCTCACGACGAGCCGGATCTATACTCGATGGCGAACGGCCACGTGTCCACGATAACGGATCCGGCGGACGTGGCCACCTCGTCGATGCAACACATGCAGATGGACTATTCCCCGAAATCGACGATGATCAGGGAATACGCGACGGTCGAAGTGAACTCTATGTCCGACTATTCTATCCCGATTCGAGTGGACCACTCGATGGAACCGTGCAGTAGCAGAAGCAGCGATAGCTGTATGTTCACGCACACGGGGAACGAGCACGAGAAAAACATCGTGATGACCCATAGGAACGTAAGCTATCACAATCATCCGGGCAGTGTCTCAGTTATTGTTGACGCGAACGGTTACGTGACGAACGGCAGCATGCGTATGAGACCAGAGGGAATGGAGTCGAGCTGTAAGATGTTACCTCAATGATGCCTGCCGATCTTCGGTTGCAGTGTTTCCTCGAACCGGTCTGAGCCGCTGTAACCGATCGAGCTCCTCACTGCCCGAAGTGTAATCCTGAAATTCTGTGAGTATCTTCCTCCTCCCATCTCGTCTCCATCCCTTCGCGTACAACCGTGTCTTGTATCAAGCCTCTTCCAAAttgtatatgttataattatttctttgtctCTCTGTGAATTCGCGTACAGGCCACAGCGCAAGGAGTTCCAAATTGGACACGTCTTCGCACAAACGGAATAACGGCTATTCGATCGTGGGATCAGCCTAAAGAGGATTCTCTCTCATTTAtactgtaaataataaatcgttaGGTATAGGCGCGTGTACGCGTACGCTCTCGAGGATGTCGGAGAGGGTGCGCGTACACgtaaacaataaaaagaaatgacgAGGGTTCCCGTTTCTCGGTGTCGTTGGGTGCCAAAAACCATTTTGTTAACGCACGCCACCATGGGGCATCCTCGTTTAACTTCGTTCATCGAGTGTGAGTCTACActtctctcgttttttttgTATGTACATACACCGACACACACACACCGTTCGCTCGCATACGTGCACACTTACATAATCACTTACTCGCACACACTTACGCATACACGCGACACTTCACCGGCGACCATACATCGTGTAAATACgcgtgtatatttaaatttacacgcGTAATATGCGTACTAATATGCAAGTTGGATCATTCGACCACTTCTTTACCAAAGAATCGTTTATACTCGTTgttctcgtttcgttttaaGTCCTTCCCTGTAAAGCGGTTTTATCGAGCAAGATCGAGCGATCGAACGCGGGACAATCGTGCACGTTTTTCTCTTGTCGTCGTCAATTTGTGAATCTACGCGATAAGAAGACACATCGCGTCGAGTTTTGACGAATTTTCACCCCTCTGTCTCTTTTCGTCGCAGCGAATATGCAATGTCACAAGGAATTGaggattcaaaaaaaaaaaaaaaaaatattgtaaacgcGTCGTCGTGCCTCCATTCGATTTTCTCGAGgtttattacgaaatattaatagcGGGAAACAAGGGAAAACGtttagagaaaaagaagaaaagaaagaaagaaagaaaggaaaaatatcgaaacaatTATAGAGAATCATGCGAAGCGCGATGCAATCAAACTCGTTCAATTATTTGCgagcatttattatatacgattAATCATGATCGATGAGAATGGTAATAAACCGTGATGAATCGTGGTTCAATCGCTGTTAAATtaactcgattaaaaatagttaacaGCTTGCGAACGTGAAATCTGTTTTTACGTACGTTTCGTGTCTGCGCGCGagtaagagaaagagagaatgaaaatgaaagagagagagagagagagcaaacgtgatctatctatctatcttcccttttaattaattaatgtcgtAATCCACTTTCTAACGTGTAACATTCGAATTAAACGAAACGTGAAAGATGTATCGCAGCAAAGATAAAGTGTAGGTAGAA encodes the following:
- the LOC108002836 gene encoding tyrosine-protein phosphatase 99A, which translates into the protein MDWWLRGRIIYTYSLWVVFKAAAVGGIFDSMVGEMVVEAGKNVTLNCPGVTENSLILMLEWRVNSMQLLEYSSNTTIVWNHQNRVSLSLKNYSLQFHPVTAQDTGEYTCLVNSRSMPEAVISLIVHDVPDPPDRPLISNFTSRSVRLSWVASRNSHNNPILYYVIETQTGVGGAWNATEEIVTPNNDTTYNIENLQPFTVYSFRVSAVNAMGRSKPSEETFHSVTLRELPSGKPIITSAHNTSATSIYLAWKAPSPDTIHGEFLGYRIGYKPRDKPYMEEKEVYIRNPAIDNHTIRNLQTYTQYLVSLQVFNPEGHGPATTISVMTDEGVPTKPLNLSSHGITSTTIELSWAEPDYANGIISGYRIYYMHSNYTDVQMYRTDEYDGPIIEFVLKELEPYTEYEIWVKAYTWKNEGEPSEHIIRRTDISGPSAPLILNVTCPTHDSVYIQWARPNIFWGSIDYYFINYRIENDNRYEEIEVMTEKNHLESAMIIPNLTMNSVYEIVVRGGTRSAIDNRLIIRGEGSAPQKVRGIRDCNRAPPLLPHTTIWFSSGVIAGMICACLAVMLIITSFVLWKPCLRPIFRKCFHTAYYFLDYPPRNVPTLQEWENSEQDGERTAVAIQKFVQHVASLHADGDIGFSKEYEFIQSESGKFTAENSQYVENKAKNRYLNILAYDHTRVQLLSCGGGPPKKGHDYVNANYIDGWQRTRAYIGTQGPLPPTFDGFWRMVWEQRVSIIVMITNLVERGRKKCDMYWPKKGSETYGCIQVTLLREDVMATYTIRTLQIRHMKVKKRKNGVNMGERIIWQYHYTGWPDHGVPEHPLPVLSFIRKSSNANPPDAGPIVVHCSAGVGRTGTYIVIDAMLKQAKCKNEVNVFGFLKHIRTQRNFLVQTEEQYVFIHHALQEAIESGETNIEENNLLEYVQDMLSPNNANTDAWNNLEAQYKLVTSWKPKEFNLVSAIKPCNLHKNRNQDVISIETARVHLTPKPGIDGSDYINATWIAGFHRNREFIISQHPMENTIMEFWQMMWDYNAQTVVMLTECDEEYPEFWPTEGKDLESETFRVRSCGIKETASGMILREVAVRSLQDDYELSAKIVQGPRSQPGFWPHNANPRPLVTLIHDLHRDYQNGPIVVMDRFGGVEAAIFILLTTLNKQLEFEKSADIYMFAKLLYMKRPGVFRSKEDYALLYQCLETMLSSKAHDEPDLYSMANGHVSTITDPADVATSSMQHMQMDYSPKSTMIREYATVEVNSMSDYSIPIRVDHSMEPCSSRSSDSCMFTHTGNEHEKNIVMTHRNVSYHNHPGSVSVIVDANGYVTNGSMRMRPEGMESSCKMLPQ